The Fundidesulfovibrio terrae genomic sequence GCCTCGCCGTGCCCGAGCTGCGCCTGCAGGGCATCCTGGAGCCGCAGGAGGCGCTGGGCTGGGCCTTCACCCCTCCGGGAGGGGAAGACCGCAGAGCCGTCCTCGAGCGCGCCTGGGCCAGCCTCATGGGCATCGCCGCGCGCCACGCGGGGCAGTCCGTGCTGGTGGTGACCCATGAGGGGGTGGTGCGGGCCGTTCTCTACGCCCTCATGGGGCGGGACTACCTGCCCGGCGAGCCGAAAATCCTGGCCCCGCGCGCCCTGCACATCCTGCGGGCGGACAGGGCGGACGGGGGCTGCATGCGCATCGAGGACTGGAACCTGCCGCTGTGACGGGCCTTCCCGCTCCGCGTACCCGAACGTTTCCCCATCAAGCGAGGCTTGCCGAGATGAACATCGTCTTCTACTGCCAGCACGTGCTGGGCCTGGGCCATTTCATGCGCAGCCTGGCCATCGTGCGCGCCCTGGCCCCCCACAGGACGGTCTTCGTCACCGGCGGCCCCGAAGTGCCGGGCGAACTGCCTCCCCACGTGGTCCACGAGCGCCTGCCCGTGCTCTCCATGGACGAGGACTTCCGGGAAATGCTCTCCGGGGACGACCTGGACGCCGTAAAGCGCGAACGCGCCGCCCGGTTCGCGGCCGTCATGGAGCGCGAGCGGCCGGACGTCCTGGTGGTGGAGCTCTATCCCTTCGGCCGGCGGGCCTTCGAGTTCGAGCTCCTGCCCGTGCTGGACGCCGTGCGCCGGGGAGCCTACGGGCGGCCCCGCGTGGTGTGCAGCCTGCGCGACATCCTGGTGGAGAAGGACAACCCGGAAAAGTACCAGTCGAGGGTGGTGGGCAGGCTGAACCAGCTGTTCGACGCCTTGCTGGTCCACTCGGACCCCGCGCTCTTTCCCCTGGAGGAGACCTTCCCCAGGATCGCCGAGGCGCAAATCCCAGTGGAGTACACCGGCTTCGTCACCCAGATGCCTTCACCCGGCGCGCGGGAGGCGGTGCGCGCCTCCATGGATCTTGCGCCAGGGGAAAGGCTGGTGGTGGCCAGCGCCGGCGGGGGCAAGGTGGGCTCCGAATTGCTCTTTGCGGCGGTGAATTCCTATCCTCTTCTGATTACAGACAATCCCGTCCGTCTCGAGATTTTCACGGGTCCTTTCCTTGACGAGGAGGCCTATCAACGATTACTGGCCCATTCCTCCGCACACGAGAGGGTTTTCGTGTCGCGGTTCTCCGGGAACTTCCTGGACCTCCTGGCCGCGGCGGACGCGTCGTTGTCCTTGGCCGGGTACAACACCACGATGAACGTCCTCGCCTCGGGCGTGCCCGCCCTGGTCTGGCCCTTCGCCCAGAACCGGGAACAGTCCCTGCGCGCGCACAGGCTCGCCGGACTGGGCGCGCTCGGCGTGCTTTCGCCCGAAGATTTCGAGCCCGCCCGTCTGGCCGGACTTGTGGGCGGACTGCTCGATCGGCGTGAAAAGGCCCTGGCCGGGTCCTTCCGTCTGGACGGAGCGGCCGAGTCGGCCCGGCTGATCGTTTCCGGCATGCGGCCAAACAGGCAACAACATCAAACCGAGCACCCATGATCGTTTCAAACAACGTCTCTCCTCTCTGGCACAGTCTTCCCGACGATCACCGCCAACGCCTGGCCCAGGCCATCGACACGGGACTGGCAAAGGCCCCGTCCGCAAAGGCGTCGGTCTATTTCCGCGCCGACGACGTTGCCGTGCCCGGCAACGCCTTCACCGCCATGGTCGAGGCTTTCGGCGTGCACAAGGTCCCCCTGGGCCTGGCCGTGGTCCCTGCCTGGATCACGGTGAGCCGCTGGGAGGCTCTGCGCAAGGCGGCCTCGGGCCGCGAGCTGTTCTGCTGGTGCCAGCACGGATGGCGGCACATGAATTACGAGGCTCCCGGGTCCAAAAAGCGCGAGTTCGGCCAGGCCCGCCCGGCCCGCGACAAGCGCCTGGACCTGACCAAGGGCTTCAAGCGCATGGCCGAGATCTTGGGCGGGGATTTCACCCCCGTGTTCACCCCTCCCTGGAACCGCTGCGACGGGGACTCCCTGGCCGCCATGCCCGGGATCGGGTTCAAGGGCGTCTCCCGCACGGTGGGGGCCGGTCCCGACGCTCCCGAGGGTCTGCCGGACTTCCCGGTGCTCATGGACCTGCACACCCGCAAGGAGGCCGACCCCGACGCGTCCCTGGACGCCATGCTGGAGGAGCTTTCGCGCGGCCTGGCCGACGGCAGCTGCGGCGTGATGCTGCATCATCAGCGCATGAACCAGACCGCCGTCGCCTTCCTGGACGTGCTGCTCGAGCAACTTTCCTCGCGAAAAGAAGTCTCCCTCGTCCATTTCGGACATCTTCTCCAAGGCTAGGCCGCGTTCCGTAACGCCGCCGCTCGGCTCCGGCCCGCCTTTGCGTTTCGCGCCGGCCGTTCATGATTGAAATACAGGCGGGGAGCGCGCATTTGCTCGCTCCCCGCCTTGTTGTTTGATGCGTCCTAAAATCCCACCGGGCATGGGGGAAGGGAGAAGGCTTTTTTATTGTGGGGAGGGTTTAAAAAAATATTTTCGTGGGGTAATGGGGAGGAGGGTAGGTTTCAACCGTTCAGTCCACTTCAACCCATGAGGAGGTCCCAATGGCCGCCGACCTGAAGACTTTCACCAATGCCCTGAAGAACGCCATGCCCCAGTGCATCAAAAACGACGAGGACGCCGCTGAAGTGATCACCATCGTGGGGTCGGTGATCACCAACGCCCTCAAGAACAAGGATACCGCCTACCTGGAGGGTATCGGCGAATGGCGCAGCGAATCCGACGGGGGCAAGAAGAAGGTCATTTTCACCCCGGACAGGATGCTGATCGACGCCTCCAACGAGTAACCCGCAACCGTTGTCCGCCCAGCCAGGGGGGGCGCTGGCCCGGCCCTCCCCCCAATCCTAAGCCCGCATGAACAGGGCGTCGGCCGCGACGGTCTCCCCATCCTTGCCGGGCCACGGGGCGTAGAGCCCATCCACCCGGAATCCTCTTGCCTCCATCCAGGCGATCACCTCCGGCCCCAGGGGCTGCCCCCGGTACATGGAGGTGAAGGACACCTCGCACAGGACGGCCTTCACTCCCCCAATCAGCTCCCCAAGCCCCTTGAGGGCTTCCAGTTCGAATCCCTGCAGGTCGAGCTTCACCACATCCGGCGCGTCCGCGAGCTCGGCGTCCAGCCGGACCACGTCCACGTCCACGGTCTGGGCCAGGCCCATGGGTTTGTCCGCGTGCTTCTCCAGGATGCCGGTTGGGTCCAGCAGCGAGGAGCAGGTGGCGCTTTCCAGCACGTTGAGGGTCAGCACGGCCGGGGAAGAGCCCAGGGCCACAGGGCGCACCAGCACCCCGGGGGTGTCCGCGAAACGCTTGGCCAACTTGCGGGCCAGGCGGGGCAGGGGCTCGTAGGCGCGCACCAGGGCGTGCGGGTAGAGCGCCAGGAAACGGTCCACGGTGCGGCCCTTGTTGGCCCCCCCGTCCACCACGCAGGCCACATCCGGGCCGGTGATGCGCGCCATCCGCTCGAAGGGGTCGAGGCCCGTCCGGAGAGTCCATGGGATTTTTTCCATGACGCGGACATAGCACGGGAATCGGAAAATTCGAATCATTAGTTGACAATGAAAATCGTTATCATTAAACATGGACATACGTTCGCGCCGCTGATCGGGGGCGCAGTCCATGGGTGGTGTTGCGCTCCCGATGGCCGCGGACGAGTCCAGGAGGTGTACCATGACCACGAAATCGACCATCGGTTCCAAGTCGCGTCCCAGGCAGATGTTTTCGGCGATTTTAAAGCCCATGGCCGAGGCCGAGAAAGGCTGCTCGGGCGAGGGCTGCCGAGCGAAGGCCCTGACCCGGCTCAACCGCGAGGGGATGGCCGCCTGCCAGGCGGGCGACTTCCAGAGCGGGGTGGAGCTTCTTTCGGAGGGGATCAGGCTGGCCAGCCGGGCAGGGACGCGTATGTACGAGGCCAAGCTGCGAAACAACCTGGGCCTGGTGCTGCTGTTGGCGTCCAGGCCGTGCGAGGCGGTCAGCGAGTTCGGGCATGCCCTGTCACTGGTGGAGGCCAAGCTCGGACGGGACAATTCCCTGTTCAGGCGCATCGAGGGCAACCTGAGCCGCGTCCCCTGCACTGCGGCCTAGTGTTGCGTCTACGAAATAAATCGATAGTTATTTCGTGGCTAATAATATGAAATAACAATTTTTATCCTCAAAAAACATGTTCATGTTTTTTGAGGATGCGACACTAGCGTCGCGGCGTGGAAGGCCTGGAGATGTTTTTCGAGGCGGAGGGGACGGTTACGGGATGCCGCTCTGTGGCCGCGCGGGCGCGAGAGGGGGTCAGGCCGTGGCCTGCGCGGCGGCGGCCGTGGAATTCTTGAAACGGCGCTGCACGGACATGGTGAATATCCCCTCGCCGTCCTTCTGCTCGAAGGTCAGCGAGCCGCCCATGGTGCGCAGCAGCCGGTAGCAGAAGGGCAGGCCGATGGTTTCGCCGCCCTCGTCGAAGGGCAGGAATATCTTCTCCACGTCCTCCACGGGCTTGGCCTGGTCTCCGCCCACCTCCAGGTGCGTGAAGCGTTCGCTGGCGAAGGTCCTGATCCACATCCCGCCCTTGGGAGGCAGGGCCGCGAGCGTGGAGCGGATGAGGTTGATGACCACCTGGGTGAGCAGGTCCGGGTCTTCCTCCACCCCTGTGGCGGCGGGGTCCATGTCGATGCGCGGGATCACGCCGTTGGCTTCGAGCTCCGGGGCCAAAAGCTCCAGGCAGTCGCTGACCAGACTGGACATCAGGATGGAGGTCCGGTGCATGCGTACGGGGCTCAGGTAGTCGCGGATGCGGTCCAGGATGCGCTCCAGACGCTGGGCTTCGCCGAAGATGATGCCCGCTTCCTCCTGGGTGGGCTCCTTCTTGAGCAGGCGACGCGCGAAGCCGCCGATGGCCACCAGGGGGTTGCGTATCTCGTGGGCCACTTCGGCCGAAATGGCTCCCAAGGTTTTGATCTTTTCCTTCTGCACCAGGTATTTTTCCAGCATGAGCCGGTCCGATATATCCAGGACCACCCCCTCCACGCCCGGGGCGGCCGCGGTCTCGGCGCACTTGGGCTGGGGGATGGACTTGAGGATGCCGTGGACCACGCGCCCGGACTTGTGCAGCAGGCGGCAGGTCTTGGAAAAGGGGGCGTCGCAGTCGCCCAGGGCCTGGGTCAGGACGCGGCGGACCACCTCGCGGTCTTCCGCGTGGATGCGTCCCAGGAGCCATCCCGGTTCGGCCAGGGCGTCCTCCTGGGTGTAGCCGAGCATGCTCTGGCAGGCGCGGTTTACGAACTGAAGCTCTAGGGCCGGGTCCAGGCTGAAGATGACCAGGGGGATGTTCTGCACGAGGTTGGTGTAGCGGGCCTCGGCAATGCGCACCTGGCGGGCGAGCTCGCGGCGTTCCAGCACCACCGAGACGGCGTGGTCCAGCAGGTCGAAGCTCTCGATGGGCTTGGTGATGTAGTCCCACGCGCCCAGGCGGAATGCCCGGATGGCGTCCTGGAGGTCGGCCCGCCCGGACACCACGATCACCGGGGTGTCGTTTTCCAGGGCCTTCTTTTCCTCGAGGAAGGTGAGTCCGTCCATGACCGGCATGCGCAGGTCCAGGAGCACCAGGTCCGGGGAGTGCCGGGCGAGAAGTTCGAGCCCTTCCACGCCGCTGGACGCCTGGATGGCGGTGTACCCGGAATCCTCGATCCAGGCCGCGAGGGTGGCCCGGACGGCGGTGTCGTCGTCCACGGTGAGGATGGTCCGGGCTGTGGCGGGCGTGCTCTGCATGGGTGTCCTGATTTCCTTATTGCATTCAATAGATCGAATATACTTTTCATGGCAAGCCCAGATAAAGCCGGGGCACAAAAAAGGGGGAGACGCATTGGCGTCTCCCCCTTTGGTTTCATGATTGGCCGGGTGCGCTATACCGCGACGTCTCCGGTTTCGCCGGTGCGGATGCGGACGACTTCCTCGAGGCTGAAGACGAATATCTTGCCGTCGCCGACGTTGCCGGTGTTGGCGGTCTTCCTGATGGCCTCCACGGCCTCAGCGGCCTGGGCGTCCTTGACCACAAGTTCGATCTTCACCTTGGGGATGAAGACGACCTGGTATTCCGCGCCACGGTAGTGCTCGGTGTGGCCTTTCTGGCGGCCGTATCCCTTGACCTCGGTGACGGTCATGCCCAGCACGCCGACCTTGTCCAGGGCTTCCTTCACCTCGTCGAGCTTGAAAGGCTTGATGACGGCAGTGATCATTTTCATGGCGCGCTCCTTAGCGATGGGTCTTGTTCAAGGAGAAGTCGGGATAGGCGACGACGCCGACCTCGGCCGCATCCAGTCCTTCGCGTTCGATCTCGGGGGTGACCCGGTTCTTGATGAACACGTTGAGGACCTTGAAGAAGACGAAGAAGGCGACGAACACGAACACGAAGTTCGTGGCCACGCCCATGCACTGAGCGAGAAACTGGCCGGAATCGCCATAGAGCAGGCCCTTGACGGTGCCATCCACGGTGTTGAAGGCGTCGCCGTAGGTGCCATCGGCGAAGATGCCCACGGCCAGCAGGCCCCAGGCGCCGTTGACCCCGTGCACGGAGATGGCGCCCACCGGGTCGTCCACTTTCAGGGTGCGGTCCACGAAGAAGACGCTGACGCACAGGAGCACGCCGGCGATCGCTCCAATGAGTACGGCCGACCCGGCGGTGACGAAGGCGCAGGGCGCGGTGATGGCCACAAGGGCTGCAAGCAGGCCGTTGGCGGACATGGACGCGTCGGGTTTGCCGTAGAAGATCCACATGTAGAACATGGCCGTGACGGACCCGGCGGCCGAGGCCAGCATGGTGTTGGTGGCCACCACGCCGATGCGCAGGTCGGAACCGGCCAGGGTGGAGCCGGCGTTGAAGCCGAACCAGCCGAAGGCCAGGATGAGGCATCCGGCGATGGCCATGGGGATGTGGTGGCCGGGCAGGGCGTTGACCTTGCCGTCGGGGCCGTACTTGCCCATGCGGGGGCCGAGGACCATGGCCCCCGCCAGGGCGGCCACGCCGCCTGTCATGTGCACCACGGAGGATCCGGCGAAGTCCACGGTGCCGTGTCCCAGGCCGAAGTTCTTGCCCAGCATGGCCAGCCAGCCGCCGCCCCAGACCCAGTTGGCGTAAAGGGGGTAGATGAGCATGGACATGAAGAATCCGTAGATCACGAACGATTTGAAGCTCCAGCGCTCAGCCATGGCCCCGGTGGGGATGGTCACGGTGGTGTCCATGAACACCATCTGGAAGAGGAACATGGTGAAGATGGCCACGTCGTAAGCGTCGCCGCCCAACATGAAGCCTTTGAGGCCGAAGATGCCGAAGTCCTTTCCGAAAAGTGATATGGCGAACTCGGTATCCATGGTTCCGCCGCCGCCCAGGGTGGCGAAGGGGCCCGCGCCGCCCATCTGGAGGGCGTAGCCGCATATCCAGTAGCCGAGCATGCCGATGCCGTAGACCATGAAGTTCATGGTCATGGTGTGGGCGGCGTTCTTGGCGCGGGTGAAGCCCGTTTCAGCCAGGGCGAAGCCAAGCTGCATGAACATGACCAGGAAGCCGCAGATGAGCGTCCAGGTGAAGTTGATGGAGATCTTGTTCTTGCCGGCTGCCTCGGCGACCTTGGCCGCCAGGGGTTCCTTTTCGCTCATGGCGGCCAGGTCTTCCTTGGTGGGGCCGTTGGCCGCGTATCCCACGATATCGGCTGCCGTGCCGATGTTGGCGCCGGTGGGATCCGGCTTGGCCGGTTCGGCGGCCGGTGCTTCGGCGGCCGATGTTTCGGGTTTGGCTTCCTGGGCGTATGCGGCCATGGGCGCGCAGGCCAGGAGAAGCAGGATTGTTACGAGAAATGTCGAGAGGAGCTTCTGCATTTCCTGATCCCCATTTTGGGCTTCGAGCATGTTTGACGAAATTGTACGAGATGATGGAGGCGCCGGTCGCTTGAACCTGAGGAAGGTGAAAACCTAGGAAGAGTCGAGAAACGTAAGCATTTTCATCCTCCCTTCGGGCAACATGACGGGCGGTGTGGGCCAGAAACGGTCGCCGGAAAGTCTGGTGATGAGGTCGCTTTCGGTGGCCGTCGGAAGTGACCATAAAGTCGGATTTGGGCAAATTCAAGGCAAAATTCTCACTTTTGTAAAATTTTAAATCCGGATTAATTCTTATTCCTGGTGCGGTGCTCTGCTTGTTTCCAAAATGATGAGAGGGGGTGGGTTGTCATAATATACTGTAATAATATGTTTTTTATGCTGAGCTTCCATGGCGGGCCAAGGTGCGCCGCGCGGAGTGCCGGGGCTGCCCGGGTGGGCGAGGGAGAGTGTCGACAATTATGAACGAAAATAATTTTTTTGTCAGTTTTAGAAAAAAACTTGCAAAAGTGTAAAACCGTCGCTATTTCTCTAGCCGTGCCGACCAAGCCGGGCTGATCAGGCAGGATACGACCGGTTCCAAACTGGAAGGCACACGGCCCCCTCGGCAGGGGATACTGCCGGGGGGGCATCACCGAACAACAGGAGGAACTCTCTTATGAACGCGGCGGACACAGCTTTTGTTCTCGTCTCGGCGGCCCTGGTGCTCTTGATGACTCCGGCCCTCGGCCTGTTCTACGGCGGCATGGTCCGCTCCAAGAACATTCTCGGCACCCTCATGCACAGCTACGTGCTGATCGGGCTCATCTCGGTGGAATGGGCCGTGCTCGGCTACTCCATGGCCTTCGGCCCCGACGTTCACGGCCTTGTGGGCAACCTCGACTGGATGAACCTGGCCTCGGTCGGCCAGGAGCCCTTCGAAACCTACTCCAAGACCATTCCGCACCTGGCCTTCATGGCCTTCCAGATGATGTTCGCGGTCATCACCCCCGCGCTCATCACCGGCGCTTTCGCCGAGCGGATCAAATTCAGCGCGTTTCTGCTCTTCAGCCTCATCTGGGCCGTGGTCATCTACAACCCCCTGGCCCACTGGGTGTGGGGCGACGGCGGCTGGCTGCGCGCCATGGGCGCCCTGGACTTCGCGGGCGGCGCGGTCGTCCACATGAGCTCCGGCGCTTCCGCCCTGGCCTTCTGCCTCTTCCTGGGCAAGCGTAAGAACTACGGCCACGAGCCCTTCATCCCCCACAACCTGCCCATGACCATCCTCGGCGCCGGGCTCTTGTGGTTCGGCTGGTTCGGCTTCAACGCCGGCTCCGCCCTGGCCGCCAACGGCCTGGCCTCCGCCGCTTTCGTCACCACCCACCTGGCCGCCTCCGCAGCCTCTCTCTCCTGGATCCTGGCCGAGTGGATGCACCGCGGTAAGCCCACCACCCTGGGCTTGGCCTCCGGCGCCGTGGCCGGCCTGGTCGCCATCACCCCGGCTGCCGGATTCGTCACCCCCATGGCCGCCATCTTCATCGGACTGGTCGGCGGCGTGGTGTGCTACTTGGGTGTTAACATCAAGCACATCTTCAAGTATGATGACGCCCTGGACGTGGTCGGCGTGCACGGTCTCGGCGGCACCTGGGGCGCCCTGGCCACCGGCCTGTTCGCCACCAAGGCCGTGAATCCCGACGGCGGAGACGGCCTGCTCTTCGGCAACCCCGAGCAGCTGTGGATCCAGTTCGTCTCCGTGGTCGCCACCTGGGTGTTCTGCTTCGTGGGCACCATGGTCATCCTGGCGGTGGTCAACGCCATCGTGAAGGTCCGGGTGAGCGATGAGGACGAGGTCAAGGGCCTGGACGTGAGCCAGCACGGCGAAACCGGCTATCAGAACTAAGGAGCGTAACCCATGCGTAAGATCGAGATCATCACCCGGCCCTACAAGCTGGAGGACATCAAGAAGGCCCTCACCGACGCGGGCGTCAAGGGCATGACCGTCTCCGAGGTCAAGGGCTTCGGCCGCCAGCGCGGACACAAGGAAATCTATCGCGGCGCCGAGTACCAGGTGGACTTCGTGCCCAAGATCAAGATCGAGCTGGTCATCGACGCGGCCCTGGTCGCGGGCGTCCTCAAGGCCGTCCAGGACGCCGCCCGCACCGGCGAGGTCGGCGACGGGAAGATCTTCATCACCCCCGTCGAGGAAGTGGTGCGCATCCGCACCGGCGAAACCGGCAAGGACGCCATCTAGAGCAACCCTTCGGGAAGGGGCCGCGCAAGCGGCCCCTTCCTTTTAGCCCATGCCGCCAAACCCATCCAAATCGGCCAAGCGCCTCGGCAGGCAGCGCCAGCAGCTTTTCACCGATCCAGGCCCCGGCTTCTGCCGCAAGCACTCCGACGCCTTCGATGCCTATTTCCGCGCCCGCCTGGGGGAAGTCTCCCCCCGGCGCATTCCTTTCGCCCTTATGGCCGTGGGTGGATACGGCCGCTCGGAACTCTGCCCTCGCTCCGACATCGACGCCCTCATCCTTTATAAGGATGAAGTCCCCGAGGAAGCCAAGGCCCTGGCCCAGGACGTCTTCTTCCCCCTGTGGGACCTGGGCGTGGAGCTGGGCCACGGCGTGCGCTCCATGGAGGAGTGCTTCGAGCTGGCCGGAACCGACTGGCAGGTGTTCGCATCCCTCATCGACTGCCGCTTCCTGGCCGGGGACGAGGCGGTCTTCACGCGTTTCATCCGCCAGCGCGACCAGCGCCTGTTCCCGGGCAAGGGGGCGGCCTTCAAGGACTGGCTGGCCGGACACAACATCACCCGCGCCGCCAGCTACGGCGACGCCTCCGGCATGCTCGAGCCCAACCTCAAGGAGGCCCTGGGCGGGCTGCGCGACATCCACCAGGTCCGCTGGCTGGACGCGCTCTCCCGCTTGAGCGGCGGGGGCGTCCCGGGCGAATGGCTGGAGGTCCTCGAGGCGCATCTGAAATTCTTACTGGTGGTGCGCAACCATCTGCACATCCTGGCCGGGCGCAAGGACGACCGCCTGAGCCTGGACGCCCAGCGCGAGTTGGCCGGACGCCTGGGCTTCGTCGCCTCGGAAGGCATCCTGGACGTGGAAGCCTTCCTCACCGAGCTGCACCGGGTGATGGCCGAGGTGCGCACCGTGCACCGGGCGCTCTGGCCGGTGCTGGGCTGGGGACCGCCGGTGGCGGTCGAGCCGGGCAAGCACCTGGGCGGGGCCATCGTGCTCACGCCCGAGGGGTTGGATTTCGACCACGTGTCCCCCGGGGGCGTGGGCCCCGAGGACGTGCTGGACATCTTCGGCCACGCCCTGCGCCTGGGCGAGCCCCTGGCCCTTCGGGCAAGGCGCGGCCTGGAGGCGGGCATCGCGTCCCTGGAACGCTTCGCGGCCACCGAAGAGGGCGGCAGGCGGGCCTTCGAACTCCTGGTGAAGGCGATGCTTGAGCCCCACGGCGAGGCCGCCCTCACCGACATGCTGGAGACCGGAGTGCTCGGGGCGGTGATCCCCGAGTTCGGGCGCGTGCAGCACATGGTGCAGTACGACATGTTCCACATCCACCCGGTGGGCCGCCACACCCTGGAGACCATGCTGGAGATCCGCAAGGCGGCTCTGCCCGAGCACCCCTACCATCATATATATTCGCGCCTTCCCCATCCGGAGCGGCTGCTCCTGGGGGCGCTCTTCCACGATATCGGCAAGGGCCTTGGCGGGGCGCACTCGGAAAAGGGCGTGGACCTGGCCCGAGAGGCCCTGACCCGCTTCGGCCTGGACGACGAGGCCGTGTCCGACGTGTGCTTCCTGGTGCTTAGGCACCTGACCCTGGCCGACACCGCCATGCGCCGCGACATCTCCGACAGCGACGTGCTGGCGGCCATGGCCCAGCGCGCGGGCACGCCCGAGCGCCTGGACATGCTGCTCCTGCTCACCATGGCCGATTCCGTGGCCACCGGCCCCTCGGCCTGGAACGACTGGAAGGCGAGCCTCATCGGCGGGCTCCATGGCAGGATACTCTCCGTGCTGGACGGGGGAGGGCTGTTCGACGCAACCGACGCCCACGCCATGCTCTCCCTGCGCGACAAGCTCCGGGCCAAGGCCGGGACCATGTTCCCGCCCGAGCGCCTGGAGGGATACCTGGACGCCATGCCGCCCCGGTACCTGCTCACGCGCGGCGCGTCCGCCATCATGGGCGACCTGGGGCTTCTCTCCCACCTGGAGGATGCCCTGGAGGAAGATTCGCGCATGCGCCCGGCGGGCAAGGCGGGGTCGGGCGTTGCGGTCATCGAGAGCGCGCCGTCCCCGGCCGGGGACGGCTGGACCGTGACCCTGGTGGCGCGCCACCAGCCGGGCCTGTTCGCCACCATGGCCGGGGTGCTGGCCCTGCACGGGGTCAATATCCGTTCGGCCGACTTCTTCCTGTGGGGCGACTCGACCGAAATCCACACCTACGAAACCGCCAACCCGCCGGACACCCTCTTCCCCGACGAACTCTGGGCCCGGGTGCGCCGGGCGGTGCGCTACGCGCTCACGGGAAAGCTCTCCCTGGACTACCGCATCCAGGAAAAACGGGCTTCCCCCCTGGCTCCAAAGGCTCCGGACATGGGCATCCGGCCGCGCGTGCGCGTGGACAACGAGTCTTCGGAATACTTCACCGTGGTGGAGGTCTACGCTTCGGACCGCCTGGGGCTTTTGTACGATATCGCCGTGGCCCTGGATTCCCTGCGTCTGCACGTGCACATGGCCAAGATCGACACCCTGGGCCTGGAGGTGCACGACGTTTTCTACGTGCGCGGCGACAAGGGCCGCAAGGTTACGGAGCCGGCCAGCCGGGAGGAAATGTCGCGCATCGTGCTGGCCAGCCTGGCTTGAAGTGGACTTTTTCCTCCCGACTGGGGTAGGAGTGATCCTATCCCGTTCTCCGGAGGACACCATGGACCAAGCTCCCTGCCCACCGCGCCTGCCCCGCATCGGCGAACCCGCCCCGGCCTTCGAGGCCGAGTCCACCCACGGAGTCATCCGCCTGGAGGACTTCAAGGGCTCCTGGCTGGTGTTCTTCTCCCATCCGGCCGACTTCACTCCGGTGTGCACCACCGAATTCCTGGCCTTCGCGGACATCCACCAGGCGCTGCGCGACCGGGGATGCGAGCTGCTGGGGCTGTCCATCGATTCCATCTTCGCGCACATCGCCTGGGTGAGGCGCATCGAGGAAAAACTCGGCGTCAGGATCGAATTCCCGGTGGTCGCCGACCTGTCGCGCCAGGTGGCGGAGCTCTACGGCATGATCATGCCGGGCGAATCCAAGACCGAGACCTCGCGCTGCGTCTTCGTCATCGACCCCAAGCAGACCGTGCGAGCGGTGATCTACTACCCCCTGACCACAGGGCGGAACACCGACGAGATCGTGCGCCTGGTGGACGCCCTCCAGACCACCGATTCCAAGGGCGTGGCCACCCCGGCCAACTGGCGGCCCGGAGACAAGGTCATCGTGCCCGCGCCCCGCACCCAGGATGCGGCGGAGGAGCGGGCCAAGGACCAGGGCGTCGAGTGCCTGGATTGGTTCTACTGCCGCAAGAGCCTCTAGTGTTTCCGTCCCGGATCGTTGCCACATGATGCTGCTGTCGATTGCGGACAGGACGGGGCGCTAGGCGTGGCCTGCGTCAAGCCGGACGGGTCACTCACCCGGATCGGCCGCGCCGTGCTTTCGGCCCTCGGGGAACTCGGAAGTGAGGAGGCCGTGTCCCAGGCCCTCGGCCTGCCCCTGTACCGGGTGCGCCTGGTGGCCAGGGCGCTCGGGGACAAGGGGTTGGTGGAGCGGGGCGACCGGGGCTTCCGGGTGACCGCGCTCGGCGCGGACAAGCTGCGCCAGACGGCCTGACATCCGGGCCGGGCGGTCCGGCGGCTTGTGGAAAGCCGCGCCACGGAGTATTCTGGGCCCTTGCGGAGGATCGTATGAAGTATTTTCTGCTTGCGGCCGTGGCCGCGATGTGCGTGCTCGCATCCGGCGTGGACTGCCGCGCCGACTGGAC encodes the following:
- a CDS encoding P-II family nitrogen regulator; protein product: MRKIEIITRPYKLEDIKKALTDAGVKGMTVSEVKGFGRQRGHKEIYRGAEYQVDFVPKIKIELVIDAALVAGVLKAVQDAARTGEVGDGKIFITPVEEVVRIRTGETGKDAI
- a CDS encoding ammonium transporter, with translation MNAADTAFVLVSAALVLLMTPALGLFYGGMVRSKNILGTLMHSYVLIGLISVEWAVLGYSMAFGPDVHGLVGNLDWMNLASVGQEPFETYSKTIPHLAFMAFQMMFAVITPALITGAFAERIKFSAFLLFSLIWAVVIYNPLAHWVWGDGGWLRAMGALDFAGGAVVHMSSGASALAFCLFLGKRKNYGHEPFIPHNLPMTILGAGLLWFGWFGFNAGSALAANGLASAAFVTTHLAASAASLSWILAEWMHRGKPTTLGLASGAVAGLVAITPAAGFVTPMAAIFIGLVGGVVCYLGVNIKHIFKYDDALDVVGVHGLGGTWGALATGLFATKAVNPDGGDGLLFGNPEQLWIQFVSVVATWVFCFVGTMVILAVVNAIVKVRVSDEDEVKGLDVSQHGETGYQN
- a CDS encoding ammonium transporter, translating into MQKLLSTFLVTILLLLACAPMAAYAQEAKPETSAAEAPAAEPAKPDPTGANIGTAADIVGYAANGPTKEDLAAMSEKEPLAAKVAEAAGKNKISINFTWTLICGFLVMFMQLGFALAETGFTRAKNAAHTMTMNFMVYGIGMLGYWICGYALQMGGAGPFATLGGGGTMDTEFAISLFGKDFGIFGLKGFMLGGDAYDVAIFTMFLFQMVFMDTTVTIPTGAMAERWSFKSFVIYGFFMSMLIYPLYANWVWGGGWLAMLGKNFGLGHGTVDFAGSSVVHMTGGVAALAGAMVLGPRMGKYGPDGKVNALPGHHIPMAIAGCLILAFGWFGFNAGSTLAGSDLRIGVVATNTMLASAAGSVTAMFYMWIFYGKPDASMSANGLLAALVAITAPCAFVTAGSAVLIGAIAGVLLCVSVFFVDRTLKVDDPVGAISVHGVNGAWGLLAVGIFADGTYGDAFNTVDGTVKGLLYGDSGQFLAQCMGVATNFVFVFVAFFVFFKVLNVFIKNRVTPEIEREGLDAAEVGVVAYPDFSLNKTHR
- a CDS encoding P-II family nitrogen regulator, encoding MKMITAVIKPFKLDEVKEALDKVGVLGMTVTEVKGYGRQKGHTEHYRGAEYQVVFIPKVKIELVVKDAQAAEAVEAIRKTANTGNVGDGKIFVFSLEEVVRIRTGETGDVAV